DNA from Acidobacteriota bacterium:
TATTCCCGATGAAGTGACCGGCCAGAAGCGACCAGTTCGTGCCGGTATCCGGCAGGACCGCATAGATGACGCTCACGCGGTCGCCCGCATGCAGGCGTGGCAGCCCCAGCCGCCGCGGCTGCGTGCCGGCAGCAAAGCCGGGCAGATCGCCCAGGTCCTTGCCCTGGCCGGCGATGGCGTAGGGCGCATGCGCGCCGTGCCGCCGCCAGACCTCGGCGCGGACGAGCTGGAAGCGGCCACGGCCATTGTCGTACCAGAGGTTATCGGGCGCGAAAAGCTCCGCGCCGGCGCGGCTGCGGATCTGAAAGACGCGCTGCACCAGCAGCGCCGACAGGCCGCTCGGCACCACCTGTTCGTAGCGCAGATGGTAAAGCTGCACGGCGCCTTCGCGCGGAAACTGACCGGGTTGGTCGCGCAGCGCAGCCGGCGAGACCAGGTACGCCTGGGCGTTCTGCGCCAGATGCGCGGCAGTTAGCGATGGCTGTGGCGCTCTCTGCCCGGCCGCGAAGACCGCGGCGAGCACACTGAGCAGGCACACGTGGATGGTACGGCGGCGAAGTGGCAATTCGGCGCGAGCTCCTCAACCGAGTGTGCTTTGCCGACGCAAACGGGTCTATCCGGTAGAAGCCTTAAGCGAAACTGAACCGCGTTCGTGCCACGCCCACCACGCACTCAGCACCACCAACGGGATGATTACCAGGAAGAAATCGCTGCCGTAGGTTTGCAGCACGCGCTGGCGGGCTGCGCCGGGCACAAGCGGCTCGAGCGCCGAGGCCAAAACCGCAGCCCAAAGCCAAATCTGCGCCCGGCCGCGCAATCTCCCGCTGGCCCACTCTGCGGAAAGCCACAGCGCCGGCCACAGCAGCGTTACCATCACCAGCCGGTGCACGTGCGGCTCGAGCAGCACTTCCATCGCAAACATCAGCGCCACAACACCGTCGGCGGGCCCTTGCATCTTCGCCAGCCAGTAGAACATGGCCAGCGTGAGCACCGCCGCCAGCGCCATCCATAAGTGTTCGACCGTCGACGGCGCCAGCCGCAGCCAGGCGATCTGATGGTAGCCGGAGGCATCGGCCAGCCGCGCATAGTCGATGACCCGCAGGTAGCGCGCCAGCACGTCGTGCAGCGACTGGCCCGGATACCATAGCTCGCCCGCTGCAGCGCTGAGCGCCGCGATGCCGCGCTCCTGCGCCAGCCACTGATGCAGTAGCGCCATCTGCGCGCTCCAGCCACGCCACAGGACGGGCAGCAGCGTCCAGCCGGTTCCCCAAGCGGCCATCCAGCCGGCGGCTTTCCACCTGCGGCGAACCAGAAGACAGGGCAGAAAGAACAGTGGCCAGACTTTGAGCGCCGCCGCCCACCCCAGCCAGAAACCGCGCCACAGCGGCGGCTCTACAAGAAAGGCCACCATGACCATCAGCACGATATAGAACTGAGCGTTGCCGTAGCGCAGCTCCTGAATGAAATACGCTGCCACCAGCAACAGTCCCGGCCACAAGCAGAGGACGGACTGGGGTCTCGGGCCCCCAGCCCGTCCGAGCATAAGCGGGTCGCGTGGCGCAGCCACGCGGGGCCCCGCGCCAGTCGATCGTCCCGCGGCATCGCGCAGGTTCCAACGTTTCCTCAACGCAATCACCGCCGCCCCGCCAGCCGCGACTTTACCCGCCGCCCACAGCACCACCGCGACCCGCAGCGGCAGCAGCGCCAGCGGCCGGAACAGGTCTAAAAAGATCGGCGGATACCGATAAATACCGCCCGGCCAAGCCATGCCGCTTTTCGGCCCGTACATCGGTGCGCCAGCGTAGTAGTGCCGCGCGTTCTCAAAATAGACGTGAAAATCGATAGCCTTATCCGGCCGCAGAAGGGCCAGCAGAGCCGCTG
Protein-coding regions in this window:
- a CDS encoding DUF2029 domain-containing protein — protein: MPLRAIRAATFKADAGIPVEMLEWLAFAVVALAAALLALLRPDKAIDFHVYFENARHYYAGAPMYGPKSGMAWPGGIYRYPPIFLDLFRPLALLPLRVAVVLWAAGKVAAGGAAVIALRKRWNLRDAAGRSTGAGPRVAAPRDPLMLGRAGGPRPQSVLCLWPGLLLVAAYFIQELRYGNAQFYIVLMVMVAFLVEPPLWRGFWLGWAAALKVWPLFFLPCLLVRRRWKAAGWMAAWGTGWTLLPVLWRGWSAQMALLHQWLAQERGIAALSAAAGELWYPGQSLHDVLARYLRVIDYARLADASGYHQIAWLRLAPSTVEHLWMALAAVLTLAMFYWLAKMQGPADGVVALMFAMEVLLEPHVHRLVMVTLLWPALWLSAEWASGRLRGRAQIWLWAAVLASALEPLVPGAARQRVLQTYGSDFFLVIIPLVVLSAWWAWHERGSVSLKASTG